Proteins encoded together in one Bosea sp. (in: a-proteobacteria) window:
- a CDS encoding glucan biosynthesis protein produces the protein MTTTDRRRVLGGVSAALCLSAAPSVLLAQQPKPPGPPPAPPAPQNAAPQPKFGFEDVQRRAREIAAVPYEPIAPLPEALAKLDFDSWRDIRFRPDKALLAQNGSLFRMQMFHPGFLFTRPVTVNVVRDGVPTPVPYAANLFDYGKVKFDKPLPVNLGFAGFRLHYPLNDPRVFDELISFIGASYFRVLGRGQHYGLSARGLALGAGTAGEEFPVFREFWVEAPAAGAERIVIHTLLDSATVTGAYRFTIYPDHDTVVEVAATLYPRTAVEKLGLAPLTSMFFTGENDRRFFDDFRSELHDSDGLMIHSGSGEWIWRPLRNPRQQAVSSFVEHNPRGFGLMQRDRAFEHYQDLDLAYERRPSYWIEPQGDWGEGVVELIEMATSDETNDNIVALWAPKTPLEPGKEFSFGYRLTAMLDSSDLHPGGRVINTYQAKPKALGSGEPVTAGSRRFIVDFAGGDLDYHLKQPEKVEIVPSIAYGRIDRAFIVPNRKTEGFRAFIDIVVEPGQLAEMRAFLRSGGKALTETWSYPWRADAQE, from the coding sequence ATGACCACGACAGACCGCCGCCGCGTCCTGGGCGGAGTTTCAGCCGCGTTGTGCCTCTCGGCGGCGCCCTCCGTCCTGCTCGCCCAGCAACCGAAGCCGCCAGGGCCTCCTCCGGCGCCACCGGCACCGCAAAACGCCGCGCCGCAGCCCAAATTCGGCTTCGAGGACGTGCAGCGACGCGCCCGCGAGATCGCCGCCGTGCCCTATGAGCCGATCGCGCCCCTGCCGGAGGCTCTGGCCAAGCTCGACTTCGATTCCTGGCGCGACATCCGCTTCCGGCCCGACAAGGCGCTGCTGGCGCAGAACGGCTCGCTCTTCCGCATGCAGATGTTCCATCCGGGCTTCCTCTTCACCCGGCCGGTCACGGTGAACGTCGTGCGCGACGGCGTGCCGACGCCGGTTCCCTATGCGGCGAACCTGTTCGACTACGGCAAGGTCAAGTTCGACAAGCCGCTGCCGGTCAATCTCGGCTTCGCCGGCTTCAGGCTGCACTACCCGCTCAACGACCCGCGCGTCTTCGACGAGCTGATCTCCTTCATCGGCGCGAGCTATTTCCGCGTGCTCGGGCGTGGCCAGCATTACGGGCTCTCGGCGCGGGGGCTTGCCCTCGGCGCCGGCACGGCGGGCGAGGAGTTCCCGGTCTTCCGCGAATTCTGGGTCGAGGCGCCGGCGGCCGGCGCCGAGCGCATCGTCATCCACACCCTGCTCGATTCGGCCACGGTGACCGGCGCCTATCGCTTCACCATCTATCCCGACCACGACACCGTCGTGGAGGTCGCGGCAACGCTCTATCCACGCACAGCCGTCGAGAAGCTCGGGCTCGCACCGCTGACCTCGATGTTCTTCACCGGCGAGAACGACCGCCGTTTCTTCGACGATTTCCGCAGCGAGCTGCATGATTCGGACGGTTTGATGATCCATTCCGGCAGCGGCGAATGGATCTGGCGCCCCTTGCGCAACCCGAGGCAGCAGGCCGTCTCCTCCTTCGTCGAGCACAATCCGCGCGGCTTCGGCCTGATGCAGCGCGACCGCGCCTTCGAGCACTATCAGGACCTCGACCTCGCCTATGAGCGCAGGCCCTCCTACTGGATCGAGCCGCAGGGCGACTGGGGCGAGGGCGTCGTCGAGCTGATCGAGATGGCGACCAGCGACGAGACCAACGACAACATCGTCGCGCTCTGGGCTCCGAAGACGCCGCTGGAGCCCGGCAAGGAATTCTCCTTCGGCTATCGGCTGACCGCGATGCTCGATTCGAGCGACCTCCACCCCGGCGGGCGCGTGATCAACACCTATCAGGCCAAGCCCAAGGCGCTGGGCTCGGGCGAGCCGGTGACGGCGGGCTCGCGCCGCTTCATCGTCGATTTCGCCGGCGGCGACCTCGACTACCATCTGAAGCAGCCGGAGAAGGTCGAGATCGTGCCCTCGATCGCCTATGGCCGGATCGACCGTGCCTTCATCGTGCCCAATCGCAAGACCGAGGGTTTCCGCGCCTTCATCGACATCGTGGTCGAGCCCGGCCAGCTCGCCGAGATGCGCGCCTTCCTCAGGAGCGGCGGCAAGGCGCTGACCGAAACCTGGAGCTATCCCTGGCGCGCCGACGCGCAAGAGTGA
- a CDS encoding alpha/beta fold hydrolase: MVNGFNCRIEGAPDAPWVVLSNAIGTNLSLWDDLVPALSPRYRILRYDQRGHGKSIVPPAPYSFAELASDVTMLMDSAGIARAHFVGMSMGGVTGWELALTCPERLHSLTICDAAVSGSAAAWEERLAVIRTAGFDALVEPTLARWFSKRALATQSPALQRVRAMLQTTPPPGFEGCANALQAFDYTHALEAIETPVLLVSGAEDGLRPQAMLAEAKRIPGARSCLVPDAGHLSNIENPEVFNRAVVDFIDGVEAARK; the protein is encoded by the coding sequence ATGGTAAACGGTTTCAACTGCCGGATCGAGGGTGCGCCGGACGCGCCCTGGGTCGTACTGAGCAATGCGATCGGAACGAATCTCTCCTTGTGGGACGATCTGGTTCCGGCGCTCAGTCCCCGCTATCGGATCCTGCGATACGATCAGCGCGGCCACGGCAAGTCCATCGTGCCGCCCGCGCCCTACAGCTTCGCGGAACTCGCGAGCGACGTGACCATGCTGATGGACAGCGCCGGCATCGCGCGGGCGCATTTCGTCGGCATGTCCATGGGCGGCGTGACCGGCTGGGAGCTCGCCCTCACCTGCCCGGAGCGATTGCACTCGCTCACCATCTGCGACGCGGCCGTTTCAGGCAGCGCCGCCGCATGGGAAGAGCGGCTGGCCGTGATCCGGACTGCGGGATTCGATGCCCTCGTCGAGCCGACGCTCGCGCGCTGGTTCTCGAAGCGGGCCCTCGCCACGCAATCCCCGGCGCTGCAGCGCGTCCGCGCCATGCTCCAGACGACGCCGCCGCCGGGCTTCGAAGGCTGCGCCAACGCGCTTCAGGCGTTCGATTACACGCACGCCCTCGAAGCCATCGAAACCCCGGTCCTGCTCGTCTCCGGCGCGGAAGACGGCTTAAGGCCGCAGGCGATGCTCGCCGAGGCGAAGCGCATCCCCGGCGCGCGCAGCTGCCTCGTTCCGGACGCGGGTCATCTGAGCAACATCGAGAATCCGGAAGTCTTCAATCGCGCGGTCGTCGACTTCATCGATGGCGTCGAAGCGGCGCGGAAGTAG
- a CDS encoding glyoxalase superfamily protein — MRDFRDAKLMAKSLREAMAARQVPLSHAETLEIVARQLGCDDWNVLAARIGKAAPEGEAVRLQMGIPVLRIFDEAKAKEFYRDFLGFGLDWDHRFGPGMPLYMQVSRSGLQLHLSEHHGDASPGSTVFVWMEGIDALQAELLGKRYPYSRPGIEEDGPGGRTLQVPDPFGNRTASARGAPEPASSPPSRRRCARNDAGGQPDLTP, encoded by the coding sequence ATGCGCGATTTCCGCGATGCGAAGCTGATGGCGAAAAGCCTGCGCGAGGCCATGGCCGCAAGGCAGGTGCCGCTCTCCCACGCCGAAACCCTCGAGATCGTGGCGCGCCAGCTCGGCTGCGACGACTGGAACGTGCTGGCGGCGAGGATCGGCAAGGCTGCGCCGGAGGGCGAGGCGGTGCGCCTGCAGATGGGCATCCCCGTCCTGCGGATCTTCGACGAGGCCAAGGCGAAGGAGTTCTATCGCGACTTTCTCGGCTTCGGGCTGGACTGGGACCATCGCTTCGGGCCGGGCATGCCGCTCTACATGCAGGTCTCGCGCTCCGGCCTGCAGCTCCATCTCTCCGAGCATCACGGCGACGCCAGCCCCGGCTCGACCGTCTTCGTCTGGATGGAGGGGATCGACGCGCTCCAGGCCGAGCTCCTCGGCAAGCGCTATCCCTATTCACGCCCGGGCATCGAGGAGGACGGGCCGGGCGGGCGCACCCTCCAGGTTCCCGACCCCTTCGGCAACCGAACCGCTTCTGCGAGAGGCGCGCCTGAGCCTGCTTCAAGCCCGCCGTCCCGGCGTCGCTGCGCGCGCAACGACGCCGGAGGGCAGCCTGATCTAACTCCATAG
- a CDS encoding tripartite tricarboxylate transporter permease, translating into MAMDAGVIQGVWAALTWSNVVFAFIGCLLGTLVGVLPGLGPASVMSILLPMSLSLPPEGAIIIMSGVYYGAMYGGSTTAILMNVPGEAASIVTAQDGFPMTRQGRAGQALAIAAIGSYLAGITGALAISFIGPFVADLALKFGPPEYFGLVLFSMTALVSFAGNSFIKGLGIAALGMGFACVGVDPLTGAQRLTFGTIELSKGFDLVPVLVGLLGIGEVLTSMSQNVQQIFSGKLGSVWSMFPRGRELWRGLAASVRGTVGGFVLGLLPGMLPALTAYLSYDVEKRLSKTPQEFGNGMIEGVAAPEAANNATAMAGFIPLFSLGIPTSPSLAIILGTLMINGLTPGPMLFQTQGTFVWTIIGSMLIANTMLVILNLPLIGLWAQVSRIPYSILGPVVLAVCVLGAYAPRNTMFDVWVAIGFGVLGYLMRRFNMPLAPLVLGFLLGPMLEQSLRQSLAQSGGDLLFMIDRPIAVSLFLAAFLVVAATTWLRRRSRAVGTLIAESTNEV; encoded by the coding sequence ATGGCGATGGACGCTGGCGTCATCCAAGGTGTCTGGGCCGCGCTGACGTGGTCGAACGTCGTCTTTGCCTTCATCGGCTGCCTGCTCGGAACGCTGGTCGGTGTGCTGCCCGGCCTGGGGCCGGCCTCGGTCATGTCGATCCTGCTGCCGATGTCGCTGAGCCTGCCTCCCGAAGGCGCGATCATCATCATGTCGGGCGTCTATTACGGGGCCATGTATGGCGGCTCGACCACCGCCATCCTGATGAACGTCCCCGGCGAAGCCGCATCGATCGTCACCGCGCAGGACGGCTTTCCGATGACGCGCCAGGGACGGGCCGGCCAGGCCCTGGCGATCGCGGCGATCGGCTCCTATCTCGCCGGGATCACGGGCGCGCTGGCGATTTCCTTCATCGGCCCTTTCGTCGCCGATCTGGCGCTGAAGTTCGGGCCGCCCGAATATTTCGGGCTCGTGCTGTTCAGCATGACCGCGCTGGTCAGCTTCGCGGGCAACTCCTTCATCAAGGGGCTGGGCATCGCGGCCTTGGGCATGGGCTTCGCCTGCGTCGGGGTCGATCCCCTGACGGGCGCGCAGCGCCTGACCTTCGGAACGATCGAGCTGTCGAAGGGCTTCGATCTCGTGCCGGTTCTCGTGGGCCTGCTGGGAATCGGCGAGGTCCTCACCAGCATGAGCCAGAACGTCCAGCAGATCTTCTCCGGAAAGCTCGGCTCGGTCTGGTCGATGTTCCCGCGGGGGCGCGAATTATGGCGCGGCCTGGCCGCCTCCGTGCGCGGCACCGTCGGCGGATTCGTGCTGGGGCTGCTTCCGGGCATGCTGCCCGCGCTCACGGCCTATCTTTCCTACGATGTGGAGAAGCGCCTCTCCAAGACGCCGCAGGAGTTCGGCAACGGCATGATCGAGGGCGTCGCGGCGCCGGAGGCCGCCAACAACGCGACCGCGATGGCCGGCTTCATCCCGCTGTTCTCGCTCGGCATCCCCACGAGCCCGTCGCTCGCCATCATTCTCGGGACGCTGATGATCAACGGGCTCACGCCCGGGCCCATGCTGTTCCAGACGCAGGGCACCTTCGTCTGGACCATCATCGGCAGCATGCTGATCGCCAACACGATGCTGGTCATCCTCAATCTTCCGCTGATCGGCCTCTGGGCGCAGGTGAGCCGCATTCCCTACAGCATCCTCGGCCCGGTCGTCCTGGCCGTCTGCGTCCTCGGCGCCTATGCGCCGCGCAATACGATGTTCGACGTCTGGGTCGCCATCGGCTTCGGCGTGCTCGGCTATCTCATGCGCCGGTTCAACATGCCGCTGGCGCCGCTGGTGCTGGGCTTCCTGCTCGGGCCGATGCTGGAACAATCGCTGCGGCAGTCGCTGGCGCAATCCGGGGGCGACCTGCTGTTCATGATCGACCGGCCGATCGCCGTTTCGCTTTTCCTGGCCGCCTTCCTCGTCGTCGCGGCGACGACCTGGCTGCGGCGGCGCTCGCGCGCGGTCGGCACTCTGATCGCCGAAAGCACGAACGAGGTGTGA
- a CDS encoding patatin-like phospholipase family protein: MAANRRDFFFLAGAASLAPIATASSAAAQAGPSPSSQASRDDGLAHPVPYRSVAGTGRTRGLVLGGGGIYLASWMVAYFTALAENGIDVGQADIIVGTSAGSLVGAALAGGRLVQLHETLQQLAKKPEEFAKFVPPTPPTASQLRARELANTARLADSATIQAIGRAAMAARNPAGPTEYPVALEHFLNMTAWPSEKLYTTAVDCFTGERIIVSQADGLQVNDGCAASSSLPGSQGPTWLKDRLCMDGGISESSTHCDVVAGVKKALVISLTDGTDVAVKLGLRASSLPNTLSQEVQQLQAEGTQVALKIVGLVPGVERVDSIMNPRWIAPCLANGRDRGLADAAEMLAFWR; encoded by the coding sequence ATGGCAGCGAACAGACGCGACTTCTTCTTTCTTGCTGGGGCGGCGTCGCTTGCTCCAATCGCAACGGCCAGTTCAGCTGCAGCACAGGCAGGCCCATCTCCCTCGTCGCAAGCGAGTCGGGATGATGGTCTTGCTCATCCTGTTCCCTATCGTTCGGTTGCCGGTACGGGTCGGACGAGGGGCCTGGTTTTGGGCGGGGGCGGGATCTATCTGGCGTCCTGGATGGTCGCATACTTCACGGCCCTGGCGGAGAATGGAATAGATGTCGGCCAGGCGGATATCATCGTCGGTACGTCAGCGGGGTCGCTGGTAGGCGCCGCATTGGCCGGAGGAAGATTGGTCCAGCTGCACGAGACCCTCCAGCAACTGGCAAAGAAGCCTGAGGAATTCGCGAAATTTGTGCCTCCGACACCGCCAACGGCCAGCCAGTTGCGCGCGCGGGAGCTTGCGAACACGGCACGGCTGGCCGACAGCGCCACCATCCAGGCGATCGGCCGGGCCGCGATGGCGGCAAGGAATCCTGCCGGTCCGACGGAGTACCCTGTCGCACTGGAGCACTTTCTCAATATGACCGCCTGGCCCTCGGAGAAGCTTTACACGACCGCTGTTGATTGCTTCACGGGCGAGCGGATAATCGTTTCGCAGGCTGACGGGCTTCAGGTAAACGACGGTTGCGCCGCCAGTTCGTCTCTGCCTGGATCGCAGGGGCCGACGTGGCTCAAGGACCGTCTTTGCATGGACGGCGGGATTTCCGAGAGCAGCACACATTGCGACGTGGTTGCCGGGGTCAAGAAGGCGCTGGTCATCTCGCTGACGGATGGCACCGACGTTGCGGTAAAGTTGGGCTTGCGGGCCTCCAGCCTGCCCAATACCCTGAGTCAAGAAGTGCAGCAGTTGCAGGCCGAAGGCACGCAGGTCGCGCTAAAAATCGTAGGTCTCGTCCCTGGTGTCGAGCGCGTGGACAGCATCATGAATCCAAGATGGATTGCCCCCTGCCTAGCCAATGGAAGGGATCGCGGCTTGGCCGACGCAGCCGAGATGCTGGCTTTTTGGAGATAG
- a CDS encoding LLM class flavin-dependent oxidoreductase — protein MVALSILDLVPVVEGEGPRDALMKSIDLVRHAEALGFTRYWVAEHHNMVGIASAATSVVIGRLAAATTTMRIGAGGIMLPNHAPLIIAEQFGTLEALFPGRIDLGLGRAPGTDQLTLRALRRSPMAADSFPQDVLELQALFAPAAPDQAIRAVPGEGLNVPLWILGSSLFGAQLAAELGLPYSFASHFAPDALMQALSVYRARFKPSAQLAAPYAMPGINVVAAETDEEARYLATSLQQRFVGMVRGRRGKLQPPIDDIEGYWSPAEKAHVAQMLRYAFIGSPATLKRALRAFIHETGADEIMITAPIFDHEKRKRSYTLVAELAADLRA, from the coding sequence ATGGTCGCGCTCTCCATTCTCGATCTCGTCCCCGTCGTCGAAGGGGAGGGGCCGCGCGACGCGCTCATGAAATCGATCGATCTCGTCCGCCATGCCGAGGCGCTCGGCTTCACGCGCTACTGGGTGGCCGAGCATCACAACATGGTCGGCATCGCCTCGGCCGCGACCTCGGTGGTGATCGGCCGGCTCGCCGCCGCGACGACGACGATGCGGATCGGCGCCGGCGGCATCATGCTGCCGAACCACGCGCCGCTCATCATCGCCGAGCAGTTCGGCACGCTGGAGGCGCTCTTCCCCGGGCGCATCGACCTCGGCCTCGGCCGCGCGCCGGGCACCGACCAGCTGACGCTGAGGGCGCTGCGCCGCAGCCCGATGGCGGCCGACAGCTTCCCCCAGGACGTGCTCGAACTCCAGGCGCTGTTCGCGCCTGCTGCGCCCGACCAGGCGATCCGCGCCGTGCCGGGAGAGGGGCTGAACGTCCCGCTCTGGATCCTCGGGTCGAGCCTGTTCGGGGCGCAACTCGCAGCCGAGCTCGGCCTGCCCTACAGCTTCGCCTCGCATTTCGCGCCGGACGCGCTGATGCAGGCGCTTTCGGTCTATCGCGCGCGCTTCAAGCCGTCGGCGCAGCTCGCGGCGCCCTATGCGATGCCGGGCATCAACGTCGTCGCCGCCGAGACGGACGAGGAGGCGCGCTATCTCGCGACCTCCCTGCAGCAGCGTTTCGTCGGCATGGTGCGCGGCCGGCGCGGCAAGCTGCAGCCGCCGATCGACGATATCGAGGGCTACTGGTCGCCGGCCGAGAAGGCGCATGTCGCGCAGATGCTGCGCTATGCCTTCATCGGCTCGCCGGCGACGCTGAAGCGCGCGCTCCGCGCTTTCATCCACGAGACCGGCGCCGACGAGATCATGATCACGGCGCCGATCTTCGACCATGAGAAGCGCAAGCGCTCCTACACGCTGGTGGCGGAGCTCGCGGCGGATCTGCGGGCATAG
- a CDS encoding Fur family transcriptional regulator, which translates to MSETDRRIAIFESQLKGAGLRMTQQRRLILRVLAEADDHPDAKGIFTRAFALDPTLSLSTVYRTMKVLESQGAIERHAFEDGISRYEHADQEHHDHLIDVDSGAVIEFSSDAIEELQRRIAAELGYELVRHRLELYGRKKPPARRSGRKAS; encoded by the coding sequence ATGAGCGAGACCGACCGGCGCATCGCCATTTTCGAGAGCCAGCTGAAGGGGGCCGGCCTGCGCATGACGCAGCAGCGGCGGCTGATCCTGCGCGTGCTGGCCGAGGCCGACGACCACCCCGATGCGAAGGGGATCTTCACCCGCGCCTTCGCGCTCGATCCGACGCTGTCGCTCTCGACCGTCTACCGGACGATGAAGGTGCTCGAATCGCAGGGCGCCATCGAGCGCCACGCCTTCGAGGACGGCATCTCGCGCTACGAGCACGCCGACCAGGAGCATCACGACCACCTGATCGACGTCGATTCGGGCGCGGTGATCGAGTTCTCCTCGGACGCGATCGAGGAGCTGCAGCGGCGGATCGCGGCCGAGCTCGGCTATGAGCTCGTCCGCCATCGCCTCGAGCTCTATGGCCGCAAGAAGCCGCCGGCGCGTCGCAGCGGACGCAAGGCTTCCTGA
- the serA gene encoding phosphoglycerate dehydrogenase has protein sequence MTTASDRLSLPKDRIKVLLLEGINDSAVELLERAGYSQLERLPKALGGDGLVKALQGVHVLGIRSRTQLTAEVLAAADRLFAVGCFSVGTNQVDLEAARQRGVPVFNAPFSNTRSVAELTIGEIVMLLRRIPDRSRAAHDGGWDKSAVGSYEVRGKTLGIVGYGNIGSQLSTLAEAMGMRVIYHDHTDRLRHGNTEPAASLRALLGAADVVSLHVPETPQTAGMIGAAEIAAMKPGACLINNSRGTVVDLEALAAALKSGHLAGAAIDVFPVEPASNAERFASPLQGLPNVILTPHVGGSTEEAQERIGAEVARKLVDYSDVGSTVGAVNFPQVQLPARSVGTRFIHVQRNVPGMLRRLNDVFASRQVNIAAQNYQTDGEVGYVVVDADGVSGADARAILREIRALEGTIRARLLYQRD, from the coding sequence ATGACCACCGCCAGCGACCGCCTCTCCCTTCCCAAGGACCGCATCAAGGTCCTGCTGCTGGAAGGCATCAACGATTCCGCCGTAGAATTGCTCGAACGGGCCGGCTATAGCCAGCTCGAAAGGCTGCCGAAGGCGCTGGGCGGCGACGGGCTCGTCAAGGCGCTCCAGGGCGTGCACGTGCTCGGCATCCGTTCGCGCACGCAACTGACGGCCGAGGTGCTGGCGGCGGCCGACCGGCTCTTCGCCGTCGGCTGCTTCTCGGTCGGCACCAACCAGGTCGATCTGGAAGCGGCGCGCCAGCGCGGCGTGCCGGTGTTCAACGCGCCCTTCTCGAACACCCGCAGCGTCGCCGAGCTCACCATCGGCGAGATCGTCATGCTGCTCAGGCGGATCCCGGACCGCTCGCGCGCCGCCCATGACGGCGGCTGGGACAAATCCGCCGTTGGCTCCTACGAGGTGCGCGGCAAGACGCTCGGCATCGTCGGCTACGGCAATATCGGCAGCCAGCTCTCGACGCTCGCCGAGGCGATGGGCATGCGCGTGATCTATCACGACCACACCGATCGCCTTCGCCACGGCAACACCGAGCCGGCGGCGAGCCTCCGGGCCCTGCTCGGCGCCGCCGACGTCGTCTCGCTGCATGTGCCCGAGACGCCGCAGACGGCGGGCATGATCGGCGCGGCCGAGATCGCCGCGATGAAGCCGGGCGCCTGTCTCATCAACAATTCGCGCGGAACCGTCGTCGATCTCGAGGCGCTCGCGGCGGCGCTGAAGAGCGGCCATCTGGCGGGCGCGGCGATCGACGTCTTCCCGGTCGAGCCGGCCTCCAACGCCGAACGCTTCGCCTCCCCGCTCCAGGGCTTGCCCAACGTCATCCTGACGCCGCATGTCGGCGGCTCGACCGAGGAGGCGCAGGAGCGCATCGGCGCCGAGGTCGCCCGCAAGCTCGTCGATTATTCCGATGTCGGCTCGACGGTGGGCGCGGTCAACTTCCCGCAGGTCCAGCTCCCGGCGCGATCCGTCGGCACGCGCTTCATCCATGTCCAGCGCAACGTGCCGGGCATGCTGCGCCGCCTCAACGACGTCTTCGCCAGCCGGCAGGTCAACATCGCCGCGCAGAACTACCAGACCGACGGCGAGGTCGGCTATGTCGTGGTCGATGCCGACGGCGTCTCGGGCGCCGATGCGCGCGCGATCCTGCGCGAGATCCGCGCCCTCGAGGGGACGATCCGCGCCCGGCTGCTCTATCAGCGCGATTGA
- a CDS encoding aminopeptidase, producing MEHLRRPLVRNIKAGDKVLVLSDTEHDPRVWQAVMSILQEIGADTTVALFERRPADYYDPPAAVCEAMLKSDANVLIASTGMLHCAASLRSMEAGIPSICLDGGMRLEWLQSGAIADDMRQIAVRKHYVGERVFGANAKTCRVTSRHGTDFTYSVAGQIWIPPLPKPDYDPYKIVNFQKDENRPAGKLYYYLYPTGEFNVAPHEGTAEGKLVIDLTMHHLGRLSSPIELSIEKGRVVRIDGGADARILRDFLEAYGDENAYMCPAEASVGVNAKAVIRGVQREDKNIMGTMHFGLGTNVDVGGSIFSKIHMDGVILHPTLYVDGVKRIEDGRFLVDIEG from the coding sequence ATGGAGCATCTGCGCCGCCCGCTCGTGCGCAACATCAAGGCGGGCGACAAGGTGCTGGTTTTGTCCGACACCGAGCACGATCCGCGCGTCTGGCAGGCCGTGATGAGCATCCTGCAGGAGATCGGCGCCGACACCACCGTCGCGCTGTTCGAGCGGCGCCCGGCCGATTACTACGATCCGCCGGCCGCCGTCTGCGAGGCGATGCTGAAATCGGACGCCAATGTCCTGATCGCCTCGACCGGCATGCTGCATTGCGCGGCGAGCCTGCGCTCGATGGAGGCCGGCATTCCCTCGATCTGCCTGGACGGCGGCATGCGGCTCGAATGGCTGCAGTCCGGCGCCATCGCCGACGACATGCGCCAGATCGCGGTGCGCAAGCACTATGTCGGCGAGCGCGTCTTCGGGGCGAACGCCAAGACCTGCCGCGTCACCTCGCGCCACGGCACGGACTTCACCTACAGCGTCGCAGGGCAGATCTGGATTCCGCCGCTGCCGAAGCCGGACTACGACCCCTACAAGATCGTCAACTTCCAGAAGGACGAGAACCGCCCGGCCGGCAAGCTCTACTACTATCTCTACCCGACCGGGGAGTTCAACGTGGCCCCGCATGAAGGCACCGCCGAGGGCAAGCTGGTCATCGACCTGACGATGCACCATCTCGGCCGGCTTTCGAGCCCGATCGAGCTCAGCATCGAGAAGGGCCGGGTGGTACGGATCGACGGAGGCGCCGATGCCCGCATCCTGCGCGACTTCCTCGAGGCCTATGGCGACGAGAACGCCTATATGTGCCCGGCCGAGGCCTCTGTCGGCGTGAATGCGAAAGCGGTGATCCGCGGCGTCCAGCGCGAGGACAAGAACATCATGGGGACGATGCATTTCGGCCTCGGCACCAATGTCGATGTCGGCGGGTCGATCTTCTCCAAGATCCACATGGACGGCGTGATCCTGCATCCGACGCTCTATGTCGACGGGGTGAAGCGCATCGAGGACGGCCGCTTCCTCGTCGACATCGAGGGCTGA
- a CDS encoding alpha/beta fold hydrolase yields MGTHDATDLNFRVSGSTSAPAVMLLHALGANLGFWDAMIAEMGSEFRIARFDQRGHGHSPVPPHKWTMDEHVADVEQVRKAAMIERMTIVGTAVGGVIALFYAHRYPERVKSVIFVNPTMGAHPVTNTERAAKVMAGGMQAIAEAAVARAFGELAHDERYVHYRDEILMKTDPLGYQRTIMGLIEKDIRAIAGEIRRPVLLLAGRLDTINRADVVDEIAGMLPNASVQWVERGAHFAPYQAPAACADAVRAFVRATDRDTET; encoded by the coding sequence ATGGGCACGCATGACGCGACCGATCTCAACTTCCGTGTGTCCGGCTCCACGAGCGCCCCCGCCGTCATGCTCCTGCACGCTCTCGGCGCCAATCTCGGATTCTGGGATGCGATGATCGCGGAGATGGGGTCGGAGTTCCGGATCGCACGCTTCGACCAGCGCGGACACGGCCATTCGCCGGTGCCGCCGCATAAATGGACGATGGACGAGCATGTCGCGGATGTCGAGCAGGTCCGGAAAGCGGCGATGATCGAGCGGATGACGATCGTCGGCACGGCCGTCGGCGGCGTCATCGCGCTGTTCTACGCCCATCGCTACCCGGAGCGGGTGAAGTCCGTGATCTTCGTCAATCCGACCATGGGCGCCCATCCGGTGACGAACACCGAGCGCGCCGCGAAGGTCATGGCCGGCGGCATGCAGGCCATCGCGGAGGCGGCGGTGGCGCGCGCCTTCGGCGAGCTTGCGCATGACGAGCGCTATGTGCATTACCGCGACGAGATCCTGATGAAGACCGATCCGCTCGGCTATCAGCGGACGATCATGGGCCTGATCGAGAAGGACATCCGCGCGATCGCCGGCGAGATCCGGCGCCCGGTGCTCCTGCTCGCGGGGCGCCTCGACACCATCAATCGCGCCGATGTCGTCGACGAGATCGCCGGCATGCTGCCGAATGCATCGGTCCAATGGGTGGAGCGAGGCGCCCATTTCGCGCCCTACCAGGCGCCGGCGGCCTGTGCCGACGCCGTCAGGGCTTTCGTGCGCGCTACAGACCGCGATACGGAGACCTGA
- a CDS encoding GNAT family N-acetyltransferase, whose product MDVVDNAGGNRFELPLDGGTAFVDYRRDGGRLVLDHTEVPAQFAGQGVGSRLAKGVFEQLRASGRKAEIRCEFLQGWIAKHPEYGDVVEG is encoded by the coding sequence ATGGACGTCGTCGACAACGCCGGAGGCAACCGTTTCGAACTGCCGCTCGACGGGGGCACCGCCTTCGTCGACTATCGGCGCGACGGCGGCCGGCTCGTGCTGGACCATACCGAGGTTCCGGCGCAGTTCGCCGGGCAGGGCGTCGGCTCGCGGCTGGCGAAGGGCGTCTTCGAACAGCTCAGGGCGAGCGGGCGCAAGGCCGAAATCCGCTGCGAGTTCCTGCAGGGCTGGATCGCGAAGCATCCCGAATACGGCGACGTGGTCGAGGGCTGA